The Bifidobacterium actinocoloniiforme DSM 22766 genomic sequence AAAACCACCTCAATAGCCCCGCTTCAGCAAAGCTTCTTGCATCTATTCAATGCTGAGTGCTGAGTCTAGCTTAAGCATGGCCTGCCTGCGCTCGTCCAGGCCGGCGGTCCGGCGCACGTATAAGCGGCCCCGCTTCAGCGGGGCCTTTTGTTTTGCCGTCCTACGTTCGCTTTGTTCCCGCATGGGCTCAGATAAGCATTTTAGTATACATTTAGTATACATTTGCCGTCCCAATCAATGGTTATCGGCAATCATAAAACCTCTGCAACCGTTGTGGTTGCAGAGGTTTTAATGAGTGGGGCCTCAGGGGCTTGAACCCTGGACCGAACGATTATGAGTCGTTTGCTCTAACCGACTGAGCTAAGGCCCCACGCTGGCCTCAGGCCAACAGCATTACTTTAGCAAGAGCACTTGTCAAAGCGAGCGCTAAGCGGCACGGCGGGTCAGCTCGTTGTAAGCGGGCAGGCCCATGTAGTTGAAGGCCGCGTGATCGATTCGGCTGCTGGCCACCGCGCTGACCTTGGCGTACCACAGGGGGATGGCCGGCAGATCGTTCAGGAGCTGGGACTGGGCCTGGCGGTAAGTGTCGAAAGCCTGGGCCCGGTCCGTCTGCCGGGCTGCCTGGGCAATCAGGGCGTCGAATGTAGCGCTCTTGTAATCACCGTAGTTGAGCCCCTTGCCGTCAGCCGCTGAGGAGGCGTACCCCTCGACCAAGTAGCCCTCCGGGTAGGGGTAGTCGGACTGGTGACCGGAGCTGAACGCCGAGTGGATCTGGCGTGCGTTGACCGCGGTCTTGAACTCCTTGCCGGTAGGGAACGTGTTGCTGCGGGCTTGGATGGCCCAAAGTCTGATGGACCGAATTGACCAGGGCGTCCACCCAGTCCTTGTCGCTGCCGTCGGCAGGGTATGCGATTTCGAGTACGCCTGACCACGGCGAGATGGCATCGGCCCGCTTCCAAAGCTCGCGTGCCTTGCCGGCATCGTAGGACAACACCTCCCCGCCGTTCAACCGCTTGGAATAACCGGCAATCGTGGGCGCAGTGAAGTCAGTGGCAGGGGTCACCGATCCTCGAAACACCTTGCTTGCCACCTCGGCTCGGTCGATTGAGCGCGATATGGCCGCCCGTCGCAAGGCCCCCTCAGCCCCCTGGAAGTGAGGCAGGTTGGATGGGATGGTCAGGGATTTGAAGGCAGGTCCGGGCTTGGTGAAGGCCTGGACCCGCGGCTCGCTGCGATAGGTGGCCAACGAGGAGACCGGTACCGCGTCCAGGACGTCCAAGTTGCCGGCCTCCACATCCGCGTAGGCGGCTTCCAGGCTCTGATAGTCGCGGAAGGTGACGCCACCATTGCGAACCTTGCGGGGGCCCCGGTACCCCGGGTCCTTGACCAGGCTGATCGACTGGTTGGGTGTCCAGGACTTGAACCGGTAGGGCCCGTTGCCGATTGGATGGCGGCCGAAAGCGGCGATGTCCTTATAAGCCACCGAAGGCAAGGGCAGGAAGGAGACATCGCCCACCTTATAGGGGAAGGACGAGTCAGGCGCATTGAGCTGGACTCGGAGGGTGGAAGCATCCGGCGCGCTCAGGCCGGACAGGATGGCGTCCTTGGACCCGTGCGGGTTCTGAAGGTCCTCATAACCGGCGATCGTGGAGAATATCGACCCACCGGTCTGCCCGTTGGCCACGTTGGCCGCGAACGACCATGCGCGCGCGTAGGTCATCGCCCCAATCGGCTCTCCGTTGGAGAAGCGCAGGCCTGGTTTGAGCTTAATCGTGTAAGCGGAAGCGTCCTGGTTCGGGGTGATCGAGTCGGCGTTCGCGTAAATCAGGCGCCCGTCGTCGCCGAACGTGACCAAACCATCGAACAGGAGGGTGGCCAACTTCCAACCAGCCGTGTCGGTCACCTTGCTTGGGGTCAGATCGGAAGAGGGCTCCACGTTGTTGACCGTGATGATCGCGTTGGAATCAACCTGACCGGCGGACTGACCCGGGCGCGTCGACGAGGACGGGGACCCGCAGGCCGTCAGGGCCAGGGTCAGAAGGGTCACCGAACTTACAGCACTGACTATTGCAGCACGCATAGCGAAGCCGATCCTTTCCATAGTTTCGTTATCAATACGACCGTTAATTGGCAGGGGACACCGTTCATCGGGCCTGGCACCTCCGCCCGGAGGCGAACCGGTCCAAAGCGCCTGTCTTCGCAATGGCCTTGTAAAGCATCCAGCTGACGAAACCGGCGAACACGATTCCGCTGATAGCCTCGCAGACAGTGCCGATCAGCCCCCGCGGGCTCAGGAAAGCGACGCCCTGATAGAAGAACGCCAGCAGGAAGGCGTTGTAGACCAGGGCCACCAGCAGCCCTGCGGCGATTGTGAGCGACAGGGTCCAGCGACGGTAGCGGAAGATGGCGTAGACCACTTCAGCGCACAGGCCTTGTATGACGGCTTCGAGGATGATCATGCCCAACCCGTAGGCGTT encodes the following:
- a CDS encoding ECF transporter S component; this translates as MTANNNTNVGAPIPVKSHSLRWRPVDIAVGAALGVVSGLIYWAASALSAWVFPLMTALLPGAASLLHGLFYFPVTMNLLIIRKPGAAVYANVVGALVEILFGNAYGLGMIILEAVIQGLCAEVVYAIFRYRRWTLSLTIAAGLLVALVYNAFLLAFFYQGVAFLSPRGLIGTVCEAISGIVFAGFVSWMLYKAIAKTGALDRFASGRRCQAR